A region from the Salidesulfovibrio onnuriiensis genome encodes:
- a CDS encoding vWA domain-containing protein encodes MTDYARHKLLKARVSLLLEQPFFGSLCLRMEPAVDHACRTAWTNGRVLGFNPHYVAGLSDEAAKGLLAHTVMHPACQHHKRRKGRDHDLWNMACDHAINWILVDAGLTLPPGYLDDPKYHGLTADEIYSELASLQGGDGMISEGGDGPEKGEMDPQGLKGTAGESGQQGEDEREASGTDNAEEQGQGEDSESGGEAEQSGDEAENGSGDPGGSGEVRDAGDEDGSSPEGGDETDEQWRIALAQAVNQTRDSGDLPGGLERLVERVLHPKLDWRALLERFINTHARNDYAWIPPNRRFVHMNIFLPSLAQRELPEVVIAVDTSGSIAPGELDQFSAELSAVLEQFDTTVRVVWCDREVTGEQVFRRDELPLRLTPSGGGGTDFRPVFRWVRDHACNPSCLVYLSDMECRSFPEQEPEYPVLWARMGGAGSAPPFGDIVDIR; translated from the coding sequence ATGACCGACTATGCCCGCCACAAGCTGCTCAAGGCGCGCGTGTCGCTGCTGCTGGAACAGCCGTTCTTCGGTTCCCTGTGCCTGCGCATGGAGCCCGCAGTGGACCATGCCTGCCGCACTGCCTGGACCAACGGCCGAGTGCTGGGCTTCAACCCCCATTACGTGGCCGGGCTTTCGGACGAGGCGGCCAAGGGGCTGCTTGCCCATACGGTCATGCATCCGGCCTGCCAGCACCACAAGCGGCGCAAGGGCCGGGATCACGACTTGTGGAATATGGCCTGCGACCACGCCATCAACTGGATTCTCGTGGACGCCGGGTTGACCCTGCCGCCGGGGTATCTGGATGATCCCAAATACCACGGCCTGACCGCCGACGAGATCTATTCGGAGCTGGCCTCCCTGCAGGGGGGCGACGGCATGATCAGCGAGGGGGGCGACGGTCCGGAAAAGGGCGAGATGGACCCGCAGGGCCTCAAGGGCACGGCGGGCGAATCCGGGCAGCAGGGCGAGGACGAGCGAGAGGCCTCGGGAACGGACAATGCCGAGGAACAGGGCCAGGGCGAGGATTCCGAGAGCGGCGGCGAGGCCGAACAATCCGGGGACGAAGCGGAGAACGGCTCCGGCGATCCCGGCGGCAGCGGCGAGGTGCGCGATGCCGGGGACGAGGACGGCTCCAGCCCCGAGGGCGGGGACGAAACCGATGAGCAGTGGCGCATCGCCCTGGCGCAGGCCGTGAACCAGACCCGGGATTCGGGCGATCTGCCCGGCGGCCTGGAACGTCTGGTGGAACGGGTGCTGCACCCCAAGCTGGACTGGCGGGCCCTGCTGGAGCGGTTCATCAACACCCACGCCCGCAACGATTACGCCTGGATTCCTCCCAACCGGCGCTTTGTGCACATGAATATTTTTCTGCCCAGCCTGGCGCAGCGCGAGCTGCCCGAGGTGGTCATTGCCGTGGACACGTCGGGAAGCATTGCTCCCGGAGAGCTGGACCAGTTCTCGGCCGAGCTTTCGGCGGTGCTGGAGCAGTTCGACACCACGGTGCGGGTGGTCTGGTGCGACCGGGAGGTCACGGGCGAACAGGTCTTCCGGCGGGACGAGCTGCCCCTGCGCCTCACTCCCTCGGGCGGGGGCGGCACGGACTTCCGGCCCGTGTTTCGCTGGGTGCGCGACCACGCCTGCAACCCGTCCTGCCTGGTGTACCTGAGCGACATGGAGTGCCGGAGCTTCCCGGAGCAGGAACCCGAATATCCGGTGCTCTGGGCGCGCATGGGCGGGGCGGGCAGTGCGCCGCCGTTTGGCGATATTGTCGATATCCGTTGA
- a CDS encoding ATP-binding protein: protein MRPKHIAEALQSLIPVGQPVFIWGPPGVGKSQVVARAAADMGLELVDIRAVLLDPVDLRGLPTIEQGTARWCPPSFLPQSGRGVLFLDELNAAPPLVQAACYQLVLDRKVGEYELPEGWTVVAAGNRETDRAVTHRMPSALANRFVHLDFEVNTEDWLEWAGNQAFPSELAAFIRFRPNLLHSFDPQGSEKAFPSPRSWEFVGRMLAGSPRPAIEHDLVRGAVGEGAAAEFTGFCKVFRELPDPDRILDDPASAAVPEDPATIYALCELLARKAARDTAESIIAYASRLPSEFGVLLVRDSVRTDRAMVDSPAFTRWAADNSAVLF, encoded by the coding sequence ATGAGACCGAAACATATAGCCGAAGCGCTTCAATCCCTCATCCCGGTGGGGCAGCCCGTGTTCATCTGGGGGCCGCCGGGCGTGGGCAAGAGCCAGGTGGTGGCACGGGCCGCCGCCGACATGGGCCTGGAACTGGTGGATATCCGGGCCGTGCTTCTGGACCCCGTGGACCTGCGGGGCCTGCCCACCATAGAGCAGGGCACGGCGCGCTGGTGTCCTCCCTCGTTTTTGCCGCAATCCGGCAGGGGCGTCCTGTTCCTCGACGAGCTGAACGCCGCCCCGCCCTTGGTGCAGGCCGCCTGCTACCAACTGGTGCTGGACCGCAAGGTGGGGGAATACGAGTTGCCCGAGGGCTGGACCGTGGTGGCCGCAGGCAACCGCGAGACCGACAGGGCCGTGACCCATCGCATGCCTTCGGCCCTGGCCAACCGCTTCGTGCACCTGGATTTCGAGGTCAACACCGAGGACTGGCTGGAATGGGCCGGGAACCAGGCTTTCCCTTCGGAACTGGCCGCCTTCATTCGTTTCCGGCCCAACCTGCTGCACAGCTTTGATCCCCAGGGCAGCGAAAAGGCGTTTCCGTCCCCGCGCTCCTGGGAGTTCGTGGGCCGCATGCTCGCGGGAAGCCCGCGTCCGGCCATCGAACATGACCTGGTGCGCGGCGCCGTGGGCGAGGGAGCGGCTGCTGAGTTCACCGGTTTCTGCAAGGTGTTTCGCGAACTTCCCGATCCCGACCGTATTCTGGACGACCCCGCCTCCGCTGCCGTGCCCGAGGATCCCGCCACCATCTACGCCCTGTGCGAGCTGCTGGCCCGAAAGGCGGCCCGGGACACGGCCGAGAGCATCATTGCGTATGCCTCGCGCCTGCCCTCGGAGTTCGGCGTGCTTCTGGTGCGCGATTCCGTGCGCACGGACCGCGCCATGGTGGATTCCCCGGCCTTCACCCGCTGGGCCGCGGACAACTCGGCGGTTCTCTTCTAG
- a CDS encoding methionyl-tRNA formyltransferase produces the protein MNIVAIGRTRNLYDAILALKEKGHNITAIITSKAAPEYDINEHDFCDLAEKIGCEFQDLSHKEQILYETLSSMKEADMAISVNWVSVITTKIINRFRIGILNAHFGDLPNYRGNACPNWALLSGEKDVFLSVHLMEGGQLDCGRVIAQARQSITGTTTIGEIYNWSKETIPMLFCRSTELLEQDPHYQVKFASCDGSDGFRCYPRTPEDSFIQWEASAVEVDRLIRASSHPFSGAYTYIVEEGLLKRLYILKSRVHLENTNDKGAPGRVLLNDRDSGCTHVMCGQGVLEISQCRIDDGEIFEPGKYFRSIRIKFGKRIEDYIWEKQHGVGIF, from the coding sequence ATGAATATAGTTGCGATAGGGAGAACCCGAAATCTGTATGATGCGATATTGGCTCTCAAAGAAAAGGGTCATAATATCACAGCTATAATTACCTCGAAGGCTGCCCCTGAATACGATATCAACGAGCACGATTTTTGTGATCTTGCAGAGAAAATCGGTTGTGAATTTCAAGATTTGTCGCACAAGGAACAAATACTTTACGAGACTCTTTCGTCAATGAAAGAGGCCGATATGGCCATTAGCGTCAACTGGGTAAGTGTTATTACAACAAAGATCATAAACCGTTTTCGAATTGGAATACTCAATGCTCATTTTGGTGATCTGCCCAATTATAGAGGAAATGCATGCCCCAATTGGGCTCTTCTTTCCGGAGAGAAGGACGTTTTTTTAAGCGTGCATTTGATGGAAGGCGGGCAGCTCGATTGCGGGCGAGTTATTGCACAGGCCAGACAGTCGATAACCGGTACAACAACAATTGGAGAAATATATAATTGGTCTAAAGAAACCATCCCAATGCTATTTTGTCGCTCGACCGAACTGCTTGAGCAAGATCCGCACTATCAAGTCAAGTTTGCGTCCTGTGATGGAAGCGATGGTTTTAGATGTTACCCAAGAACTCCCGAGGATAGCTTTATTCAGTGGGAGGCCTCGGCTGTTGAAGTTGACAGACTGATAAGAGCTTCTTCGCATCCATTTTCTGGAGCGTATACGTATATAGTAGAAGAGGGACTTTTAAAGCGACTGTATATTTTAAAATCACGTGTCCATCTGGAAAATACTAACGATAAGGGGGCTCCAGGCAGGGTCCTTTTGAATGATAGGGATAGCGGATGTACCCATGTCATGTGTGGGCAAGGTGTGCTTGAAATATCCCAATGTCGAATTGATGACGGGGAGATCTTTGAGCCAGGAAAGTATTTTCGGTCTATTCGTATAAAATTTGGAAAACGTATTGAAGATTATATCTGGGAAAAGCAACATGGAGTGGGCATTTTTTAG
- a CDS encoding GNAT family N-acetyltransferase produces the protein MDIKYSETKDLTPAELESLFLSVDWESGRYPDLLCTAMRNSHRVCTAWHEGRLVGLLNSLSDGVMNAYFQYMLVHPDYQQQGVGRGLMRRMLDGYAHLHRKALIAYDSAVGFYESMGFEAGGGKHPMFLSEL, from the coding sequence ATGGATATCAAGTACAGCGAAACCAAGGATCTGACTCCAGCCGAGCTGGAGAGTCTGTTCTTGTCTGTGGACTGGGAGTCCGGGCGGTACCCGGACCTGCTCTGCACGGCCATGCGTAATTCCCACCGGGTCTGCACGGCCTGGCATGAGGGCAGGCTCGTCGGGCTGCTCAATTCCCTGTCCGACGGGGTCATGAACGCCTATTTCCAGTACATGCTGGTCCACCCCGACTACCAGCAGCAGGGCGTGGGGCGCGGGCTCATGCGCAGGATGCTCGACGGCTACGCCCACCTGCACCGCAAGGCGCTCATCGCCTATGATTCGGCCGTGGGCTTTTACGAAAGCATGGGGTTCGAGGCGGGCGGAGGCAAGCATCCCATGTTTCTGAGCGAGCTGTAG
- a CDS encoding bifunctional metallophosphatase/5'-nucleotidase, translated as MRKTVLLALALCMVLLASLGAQAFEMTIVHVNDIHSHLEACPGKLSFGGEGTYVNLGGWDRLKAKVDQVRANRKNVALLHAGDAVQGTLYFTKYKGKPEMEFMNLLGFDAMVLGNHEFDKGPQVLADFLGYARFPLLSANANTDAVKKLKAEVRPYTILEYNGEKVGVIGLTLKDTAVVSSPAPVSFADEAATARKYVAELEGKGIDKIIALTHLGYDRDLALAREVPGIDVIVGGHSHSLLDGVDDLAALGLRGSGLYPTVVKGSDGNDVYVVTSWEWAKAVGVLDLVFDGKGHVTRCGGNAVLLLSDSFRRKNAEGQKVELEGAERQKVYDIIAASPVAEVVASDKAAVELLAPYKAGIEAMRSEVIGEAAESLPHIRVPGVNTDGLSMPQGSYIAPLVCDSMLWKVNSVGMKVDMALQNAGGVRVDVPQGKITVGTAYTLMPFGNTLAVLGLTGAEFRAALETGATRGGGAFSYVAGARYTVDMNRPEGSRVTSVEVNKDGAWQPLKDDAAYRVVTNAYIAEGGDGYEVLKKAAGYRCDTGFVDAQAFMDYVRKVRVLKRPASTGITFIPKK; from the coding sequence ATGAGGAAAACAGTACTGCTGGCCCTGGCCTTGTGCATGGTGCTTCTGGCGAGCCTGGGCGCTCAGGCCTTCGAGATGACCATTGTCCATGTCAACGATATCCATTCCCATCTGGAGGCCTGCCCGGGCAAGCTCTCCTTTGGCGGGGAGGGGACCTACGTGAACCTTGGCGGCTGGGACCGGCTGAAGGCCAAGGTGGACCAGGTCCGCGCGAACAGGAAGAACGTGGCCCTGCTGCATGCGGGCGACGCCGTGCAGGGCACCCTCTATTTCACCAAGTACAAGGGCAAGCCAGAGATGGAGTTCATGAACCTGCTCGGGTTCGACGCCATGGTGCTGGGCAACCACGAGTTCGACAAGGGCCCCCAGGTGCTGGCCGATTTTCTGGGCTATGCCAGGTTCCCGCTGCTTTCCGCCAACGCCAACACGGATGCGGTCAAGAAGCTCAAGGCCGAGGTCAGGCCCTATACCATTCTTGAATACAACGGTGAAAAGGTCGGCGTCATCGGGCTGACCCTCAAGGATACCGCCGTGGTCTCCAGCCCGGCCCCGGTGAGCTTTGCGGACGAGGCGGCCACCGCCAGGAAATACGTGGCCGAGCTGGAGGGCAAGGGCATCGACAAGATCATCGCCCTGACCCACCTGGGCTATGACAGGGACCTGGCCCTGGCCAGGGAGGTCCCCGGCATCGACGTGATCGTGGGCGGCCATTCCCACTCCCTGCTGGACGGCGTGGACGACCTCGCGGCCCTGGGGTTGCGCGGCAGCGGCCTGTACCCCACCGTGGTCAAGGGCTCGGACGGCAACGACGTCTATGTGGTCACCTCCTGGGAATGGGCCAAGGCCGTGGGCGTGCTGGATCTGGTCTTCGACGGCAAGGGCCATGTGACCCGGTGCGGCGGCAATGCCGTGCTGCTGCTTTCCGACTCCTTTCGTCGCAAGAACGCCGAAGGCCAGAAGGTCGAGCTTGAAGGGGCCGAGCGCCAGAAGGTTTACGACATCATTGCCGCCAGCCCCGTGGCCGAGGTGGTGGCTTCGGACAAGGCGGCCGTCGAGCTGCTGGCTCCGTACAAAGCGGGCATCGAGGCCATGCGTTCCGAGGTCATCGGCGAGGCCGCCGAAAGCCTGCCGCATATCCGGGTCCCCGGCGTGAACACGGACGGCCTGTCCATGCCCCAGGGCAGCTATATCGCGCCCCTGGTCTGCGATTCCATGCTCTGGAAGGTCAATTCCGTGGGCATGAAGGTGGACATGGCCCTGCAGAACGCCGGCGGCGTGCGCGTCGACGTGCCACAGGGCAAGATCACCGTGGGCACGGCCTATACGCTCATGCCCTTCGGCAACACCCTTGCGGTGCTGGGGCTGACCGGGGCGGAGTTCCGTGCGGCGTTGGAGACCGGCGCAACCCGTGGCGGCGGGGCCTTTTCCTATGTGGCGGGAGCCCGGTACACCGTGGACATGAACAGGCCCGAAGGCAGTCGCGTGACGAGCGTCGAAGTGAACAAGGACGGGGCATGGCAGCCCCTCAAGGATGACGCCGCCTACCGAGTGGTGACCAACGCGTACATCGCGGAAGGCGGCGACGGCTACGAGGTGCTCAAGAAGGCTGCGGGCTACCGGTGCGACACCGGATTCGTGGACGCCCAGGCCTTCATGGACTACGTGCGCAAGGTCCGGGTGCTCAAGCGCCCGGCTTCCACCGGCATCACCTTCATTCCCAAGAAGTGA
- a CDS encoding DEAD/DEAH box helicase, producing the protein MQEETKQTEEQQEAFPEVTLKTLPEGLQEACRRVGWHSLTPVQKKAIPYLLEGRDIMVQARTGSGKTGAFVLPLLEKLNPTLLQCQALVLVPTRELARQVAEEARRLSGDSGINVVEVYGGVGYKGQLDAFQRGAQLVVGTPGRILDHLLRRTLTLDHLDVLIFDEADRMLSVGFYPDMRQIQTYLPKKAYSAFMFSATYPAIVLRLADEFLNKPEMLSLSGDQVHVADIEHIMCKVPPMGKERILMRLIELENPSSAIIFSNTKRDVHYIAEVLKNFGYEAEAISSDLTQKKRERVLERIRNRHLRFLVATDVAARGIDIPDLSHVFLYEPPDDPESYIHRAGRTGRAGASGTVITFADIGQISEMKRIAYRYKIQLIEQEEPKDEEVTKVIEERITALLDAKRRGLDGLQGERIARLLDMAKNLAEDEDGLVQIAMLLDEVYQDSMRLAPSKPEPLDDEADEERPSKPRKKRTRKPKSDKPREEKSRDERSRDERPREEKPRGEKPKKESPREEAPRAEASDEDGEAKKRRRRRPRRRRPKSE; encoded by the coding sequence ATGCAAGAAGAAACAAAACAGACAGAAGAGCAGCAGGAAGCGTTTCCTGAAGTCACGCTCAAAACCCTGCCCGAAGGCCTGCAGGAAGCCTGCAGACGAGTCGGGTGGCACAGCCTGACCCCGGTCCAGAAAAAGGCCATCCCCTATCTGCTTGAAGGCCGTGACATCATGGTCCAGGCCCGCACCGGAAGCGGCAAGACCGGCGCATTCGTGCTGCCCCTGCTGGAAAAGCTCAACCCCACCCTGCTCCAGTGCCAGGCCCTGGTGCTGGTGCCCACCCGCGAACTGGCCCGCCAGGTGGCCGAGGAGGCCCGCAGGCTTTCCGGCGACTCGGGCATCAACGTGGTGGAGGTCTACGGCGGTGTGGGCTACAAGGGCCAGCTCGACGCCTTCCAGCGGGGCGCGCAGCTCGTGGTCGGGACGCCCGGCCGCATCCTGGACCACCTGCTCAGGCGCACCCTGACCCTGGACCACCTGGACGTGCTCATTTTCGACGAGGCGGACCGCATGCTCTCCGTGGGCTTCTACCCGGACATGCGCCAGATCCAGACCTACCTGCCCAAGAAGGCGTACTCCGCGTTCATGTTCTCGGCCACCTACCCGGCAATCGTGCTGCGGCTGGCCGACGAATTCCTGAACAAGCCCGAGATGCTCAGCCTTTCCGGCGACCAGGTGCACGTGGCCGACATCGAGCACATCATGTGCAAGGTGCCGCCCATGGGCAAGGAACGCATCCTCATGCGGCTCATCGAGCTGGAGAACCCGTCCTCGGCCATCATCTTTTCCAACACCAAGCGCGACGTGCACTACATTGCCGAGGTGCTCAAGAACTTCGGGTACGAAGCCGAGGCCATCTCCTCGGACCTGACCCAGAAGAAGCGCGAACGCGTCCTGGAACGCATCCGCAACCGTCACCTGCGCTTCCTGGTGGCCACGGACGTGGCCGCGCGCGGCATCGACATCCCGGACCTCTCCCACGTGTTCCTGTACGAGCCGCCGGACGATCCGGAATCCTACATCCACCGCGCGGGCCGCACGGGCCGGGCCGGCGCCTCGGGCACGGTCATCACCTTTGCGGATATCGGGCAGATCTCCGAGATGAAGCGCATTGCCTACCGTTACAAAATCCAGCTCATCGAGCAGGAAGAACCCAAGGACGAAGAAGTGACCAAAGTCATCGAAGAACGCATCACGGCACTGCTGGACGCCAAGCGCCGCGGCCTGGACGGCCTGCAGGGCGAACGCATCGCCCGGCTGCTGGATATGGCCAAGAACCTGGCCGAGGACGAGGACGGATTGGTGCAGATCGCCATGCTCCTGGACGAGGTCTACCAGGACTCCATGCGCCTTGCCCCGTCCAAGCCCGAGCCGCTGGACGACGAGGCTGACGAGGAAAGGCCCTCCAAGCCCAGGAAAAAGCGCACCAGGAAGCCCAAGAGCGACAAGCCCCGCGAGGAAAAATCACGGGACGAAAGATCTCGGGACGAAAGACCCCGGGAAGAAAAGCCGAGGGGTGAGAAGCCGAAAAAGGAATCCCCCAGAGAGGAAGCGCCCCGGGCCGAGGCTTCCGACGAAGACGGAGAAGCCAAGAAGCGCCGCCGCAGAAGGCCGCGCCGCAGAAGGCCGAAGAGCGAATAG
- a CDS encoding ABC transporter permease, protein MIRSLPSSKGYTWGFHCFILLYFAFLFAPLLVTCVLAFNNSDFPSLPWYGFSLDWFTSPGPDRVGIFFDEGNLRSIWTSFQTAFFVSILCVVVGTCAAFLFEQEEFPFKNGLYFLMLAPLVIPGVILGISILLGANTAGMFMEDHFGLDLDILRPSFWLVVLGQFSFITTFVCLVVSARLRKFDRSLEEAALNLGANRLEVIWFITLKFLRPAIIGSAAVAFLMSFENFNTTLFLVGSEPTLPINLYLQVRDGSTPVINAVSLLLIVGTSLLALVNLYFTKEKE, encoded by the coding sequence ATGATCCGTTCCCTGCCCAGCTCCAAGGGGTATACCTGGGGCTTCCACTGCTTCATCCTGCTCTATTTCGCGTTCCTGTTCGCGCCCCTGCTGGTCACCTGCGTGCTGGCCTTCAACAATTCGGACTTCCCGTCCCTGCCGTGGTACGGCTTTTCCCTGGACTGGTTCACCTCGCCCGGCCCGGACCGGGTGGGCATCTTCTTTGACGAGGGCAACCTGCGTTCCATCTGGACTAGTTTCCAGACCGCGTTCTTCGTCTCCATCCTCTGCGTGGTGGTGGGCACCTGCGCGGCCTTCCTGTTTGAGCAGGAGGAATTCCCGTTCAAGAACGGGCTCTATTTTCTCATGCTCGCGCCCCTGGTCATCCCCGGGGTCATCCTGGGCATCTCCATCCTGTTGGGGGCCAACACCGCAGGCATGTTCATGGAGGACCATTTCGGCCTGGACCTGGACATCCTGCGGCCCAGCTTCTGGCTGGTGGTGCTGGGGCAGTTTTCGTTCATCACCACCTTTGTCTGCCTGGTGGTTTCGGCCCGGCTGCGCAAGTTCGACCGCTCGCTGGAAGAGGCGGCGCTCAACCTCGGGGCCAACCGGCTGGAGGTCATCTGGTTCATCACCCTCAAGTTCCTGCGTCCGGCCATCATCGGTTCGGCGGCCGTGGCCTTTCTCATGAGCTTCGAGAACTTCAACACCACGCTGTTCCTGGTGGGCTCGGAACCGACCCTGCCCATCAACCTGTATCTGCAGGTGCGCGACGGCAGCACCCCGGTGATCAACGCGGTTTCGCTGCTGCTCATTGTGGGGACGTCGCTGCTGGCGCTGGTGAATTTGTATTTCACGAAGGAGAAGGAATAG
- a CDS encoding ABC transporter permease translates to MKGSRLIFWLFLAPVLCWLLLLIVLPHMDLLIMSFRTENGFSESVWTLQNYKNFFTEPIYWLTFVRTALYSIITTGLTLVIGLPVAFYIAKIARHKLQGTLSLLLLLPFWVSELVRIYGWMILLRESGVLNFFMLKLGVIHKPIEMLYNDATMIMGLVYTSMLFMVVPLISVMESLDDSLIEAAYDLGASKLVIWKDIIIPHCKPGITSGCIVVFMLALGNYLTPNLMGGKNSLWFTEQIYNQFIASFNWNQGSAFGFLLLLLSSLIIWVGLKLSRQNLGEVAS, encoded by the coding sequence ATGAAGGGATCGCGCCTGATCTTCTGGCTCTTCCTGGCCCCGGTGCTATGCTGGCTCCTGCTGCTCATCGTGCTGCCGCACATGGATCTGCTCATCATGAGTTTTCGAACCGAGAACGGCTTTTCGGAATCGGTCTGGACCCTGCAGAATTACAAGAACTTTTTCACCGAGCCCATCTATTGGCTCACCTTCGTGCGCACGGCGCTCTATTCCATCATCACCACGGGCCTGACCCTGGTCATCGGCCTGCCCGTGGCCTTCTACATCGCCAAGATCGCGCGGCACAAGCTGCAGGGCACCCTGTCGCTCCTGTTGCTCCTGCCGTTCTGGGTCAGCGAGCTGGTGCGCATCTACGGCTGGATGATCCTGCTGCGCGAGTCCGGGGTGCTCAACTTCTTCATGCTCAAGCTGGGCGTCATCCACAAGCCCATCGAGATGCTCTACAACGACGCCACCATGATCATGGGACTGGTCTACACCTCCATGCTGTTCATGGTCGTGCCGCTCATCTCGGTCATGGAAAGCCTGGACGATTCGCTCATCGAGGCGGCCTACGACCTGGGCGCGAGCAAGCTGGTCATCTGGAAGGATATCATCATCCCGCACTGCAAGCCGGGCATCACCTCGGGCTGCATCGTGGTCTTCATGCTGGCGCTCGGCAACTACCTGACTCCCAACCTCATGGGCGGCAAGAATTCGCTCTGGTTCACGGAGCAGATCTACAACCAGTTCATCGCCAGCTTCAACTGGAACCAGGGCTCGGCCTTCGGGTTCCTGCTGCTTCTGCTCAGCTCGCTGATCATTTGGGTCGGGCTCAAGCTCTCGCGCCAGAACCTCGGGGAGGTGGCCTCATGA
- a CDS encoding ABC transporter ATP-binding protein has product MDNDLSVRNLTKKFGEFIAVDNVSFDVPTGSFFSILGPSGCGKTTMLRMVAGFEEPTSGSIEIRGRDMLGVAPNMRPVNLVFQHLALFPMMTVAENIAFGLKRRKVAGAEIAKRTEAMLERVGLPGYGQKRINQLSGGQKQRVAIARCLVLEPSVLLLDEPLGALDLKLREQMKVELKKLQATVGTTFIYITHDQSEALVMSDRVAVMNEGRYEQVGTPQELYNEPETPFVARFVGENNAWAGEVAERDGNEAVIRTDDGFLFKCRAKGDLRLGGRANLYLRPEAMRINPREVEGQNAFQVTVKAILFDGANSRLLTMTPSGNELLVTLPQNRKFDHIVPGDEITVGWHPEMGICFGEDRS; this is encoded by the coding sequence ATGGACAACGATCTTTCCGTACGCAATCTGACCAAGAAATTCGGCGAATTCATTGCCGTGGACAACGTCTCCTTCGACGTGCCCACGGGCTCGTTCTTTTCCATCCTCGGCCCGTCCGGCTGCGGCAAGACCACCATGCTGCGCATGGTGGCGGGGTTCGAGGAACCCACGAGCGGGAGCATCGAGATCCGAGGCCGGGACATGCTGGGCGTGGCCCCGAACATGCGGCCCGTGAATCTGGTGTTCCAGCACCTGGCGCTCTTTCCCATGATGACCGTGGCCGAGAACATCGCCTTCGGTCTCAAGCGCCGCAAGGTGGCCGGAGCCGAGATCGCCAAGCGCACCGAGGCCATGCTGGAGCGGGTGGGCCTGCCCGGCTACGGGCAGAAGCGCATCAACCAGCTTTCCGGCGGCCAGAAGCAGCGCGTGGCGATCGCCCGCTGCCTGGTGCTGGAGCCTTCCGTGTTGCTGCTGGACGAGCCCCTGGGGGCCCTGGACCTCAAGCTGCGCGAGCAGATGAAGGTCGAGCTCAAGAAGCTCCAGGCCACGGTGGGCACCACCTTCATCTACATCACCCACGACCAGTCCGAGGCCCTGGTCATGTCCGACCGGGTGGCGGTCATGAACGAGGGGCGGTACGAGCAGGTGGGCACCCCGCAGGAACTTTACAACGAGCCCGAGACCCCGTTCGTGGCCCGGTTCGTGGGCGAGAACAACGCCTGGGCCGGGGAGGTGGCCGAGCGCGACGGAAACGAGGCGGTCATCAGGACCGACGACGGGTTCCTGTTCAAGTGCCGGGCCAAGGGCGATCTCCGGCTCGGCGGGCGCGCCAACCTCTATCTGCGGCCCGAGGCCATGCGCATCAACCCGCGCGAGGTGGAGGGGCAGAACGCCTTCCAGGTAACGGTCAAGGCCATCCTCTTTGACGGGGCCAACAGCCGGCTGCTCACCATGACGCCCAGCGGCAACGAACTGCTGGTGACCCTGCCCCAGAACCGCAAGTTCGACCACATCGTCCCCGGGGACGAGATCACCGTGGGCTGGCACCCGGAAATGGGCATCTGTTTCGGGGAGGACCGGTCATGA